A single genomic interval of Lathyrus oleraceus cultivar Zhongwan6 chromosome 7, CAAS_Psat_ZW6_1.0, whole genome shotgun sequence harbors:
- the LOC127102890 gene encoding uncharacterized protein LOC127102890 yields MASDAAVSSIKVMNQDLVKLDRFDGTNYTRWQDKMTFLLTALKVHYVLDPDLQPIPEPTENDSEELKKERKKRKEIELLCRGHILNTLSDRLYDLYTDNPSATEIWKALEFKFKAEEEGTKKFLISKYFDFKFLDSKPILPQVHELQVLVNKIKAVKIDIPETFQVGAIIAKLPPSWKGYRKKLLHSSEDFSLEKIQKHLRIEEESKEREKSEPPTHFKTNAVTNKGKKRHDGMKSHL; encoded by the coding sequence ATGGCTTCAGACGCTGctgtttcaagcatcaaagtgatgaACCAGGATCTTGTCAAGTTAGATCGATTTGATGGAACAAATTACACAAGATGGCAAGACAAGATGACATTCCTATTGACTGCCCTGAAGGTTCACTATGTTCTTGATCCCGACCTACAACCAATACCTGAACcaacagaaaatgattcggaagaaCTCAAGAAGGAGCGCAAGAAACGCAAGGAGATCGAACTGCTTTGCCGTGGACACATTCTGAATACTTTATCTGATCGTCTCTACGACCTCTACACAGATAATCCATCGGCAACAGAAATATGGAAGGCACTAGAATTCAAGTTCAAGGCTGAAGAGGAAGGTACGAAGAAGTTCTTAATATCTAAATATTTCGATTTTAAATTCTTAGATTCTAAGCCCATTCTTCCCCAAGTGCATGAATTGCAAGTTCTGGTCAATAAAATAAAGGCAGTAAAAATAGACATCCCTGAGACCTTCCAAGTCGGTGCAATTATTGCAAAATTACCACCTTCATGGAAAGGCTACCGAAAGAAATTGTTGCACAGTTCTGAGGACTTCTCCTTGGAGAAAATTCAGAAACATCTTCGAATCGAGGAGGAATCGAAGGAGAGGGAGAAATCAGAACCCCCTACTCATTTCAAAACAAACGCTGTGACCAACAAGGGAAAGAAGAGACATGATGGCATGAAGAGTCATCTTTGA